Proteins from a single region of Ananas comosus cultivar F153 linkage group 3, ASM154086v1, whole genome shotgun sequence:
- the LOC109707970 gene encoding tetratricopeptide repeat protein 27 homolog, which translates to MANSELGFLREVELRLLRCTFPENSSAAAAAPPPPPHPRSSLLPLVDSLVAAVERGDYAAALSSDAARAPFAFAESWESRDSAECAARFYAEAERSADAFLLGGAADAWLQVLDADEQSERSEEPDLGAEYKCALLLCLGVAAILAFTQQNVTGPTGEFSPFPIPLKKEGCSSGGGQWDVWARNQLASVCSVQGKFSLLQYIVYAKALFSKIKNLSFEGKNSCSSRSVSWWLFRTVLLQQKILDERASSLYDLVQSLKNEVLLQFGKLEEVSNYWGNMLRDGEGLTIVSVSQLEAGMAEYQYDRVDSSRMHLKHAEEACNLCLSLTGVLGFRTVHQVDAKAQLVLIANTNKQATDDASRIEPCQTQNEAPAFEDKESYISHEEYNSCEVLRTPRLLESEIAGGINGNTTESISNHSLTAIQQAVVLAQCLPLGRSSRDDELSKWEMAPYIESIDAQHQSYPTVKSFCEILRIRWESTRSRTKERALLMMTNLVENIDKAPPVVAQRIQLVYGVYLPTIPALRKDYGELLVSCGLIGEALKIFGDLELWDNLIYCYRLLGKKAAAVDLIKARLSETPNDPRLWCSLGDVTNTDIYYKKALEVSNNKSARALRSLARSAYERQDYKTAKDLWESALALNSLYPDGWFALGAAALKDRDIDKAVDAFSHAVQIDPDNGEAWNNIACLHMVRKKSAAAFIAFKEAVKFRRNSWQVWDNFSHVALDIGNFRQALEAIKMALDMSSNKWVDVALFDRLIRKFEERSSIPALVSFDTYQTNLADPLPGDANESENSECVLDNPREFEHLLDMLGNILKQVVQNDGNEDIWGLYARWHKIKGNLTMCSEALLRQIRSLQGSELWRDIDKFKRFAQAALYLCKVSMEIASSTGNRSELVTAEFRLRSYVKQAVNFSETEEFRKLQSCLNEIKERLDTTAEDA; encoded by the exons ATGGCGAACTCCGAACTGGGCTTCCTCAGGGAGGTGgagctccgcctcctccgctgcACCTTTCCCGAGAactcctcggccgccgccgcggcgccgcccccgccgccacACCCGCGGAgctccctcctccccctcgtCGACTCCCTCGTCGCCGCGGTCGAGCGCGGCGACTACGCCGCCGCGCTCTCCTCCGACGCCGCGCGCGCCCCCTTCGCCTTCGCCGAGTCCTGGGAGTCCCGGGACTCGGCGGAGTGCGCCGCCCGGTTCTACGCCGAGGCCGAGCGCAGCGCCGATGCCTTCTTGCTCGGCGGCGCCGCGGACGCGTGGCTTCAGGTTCTCGACGCCGACGAACAATCGGAACGATCCGAAGAACCCGACCTCGGTGCAGAGTACAAGTGCGCGCTCCTACTCTGCCTCGGCGTCGCGGCGATCCTCGCGTTCACTCAGCAGAACGTGACTGG GCCTACAGGGGAGTTTTCTCCTTTTCCGATTCCGCTGAAGAAGGAAGGATGTAGTAGTGGTGGAGGACAATGGGATGTGTGGGCTCGGAATCAGCTTGCTTCTGTTTGCTCCGTGCAGGGGAAATTCTCGCTGTTACAG TATATTGTTTACGCAAAGGCTTTATTCAGCAAGATAAAGAATTTGTCCTTTGAGGGTAAAAATTCTTGCAGTAGCAGAAGTGTATCATGGTGGCTGTTTCGAACTGTTCTCCTCCAGCAAAAGATTTTGGATGAGCGTGCATCTTCTTTATACGACCTAGTGCAGTCACTTAAGAATGAAGTATTGCTTCAATTTGGCAAATTGGAAGAGGTTTCTAATTATTGGGGAAATATGTTACGCGACGGAGAAGGTTTAACGATTGTATCAGTCAGTCAATTAGAAGCAGGGATGGCAGAGTACCAATATGATCGGGTTGATTCTTCAAG AATGCATCTTAAGCATGCTGAAGAAGCATGCAACCTATGCCTTTCTCTTACTGGGGTTCTTGGCTTTCGGACAGTACACCAG GTGGACGCAAAAGCTCAGCTGGTACTTATTGCAAATACAAATAAGCAAGCTACGGATGACGCTAGTCGGATAGAACCCTGTCAAACCCAGAATGAAGCTCCTGCTTTTGAAGACAAAGAGAGTTATATTTCTCACGAAGAGTATAATTCCTGTGAGGTATTAAGAACCCCAAGATTGCTGGAGAGTGAAATCGCTGGTGGTATCAATGGAAATACAACTGAATCCATTAGCAATCATTCATTAACAGCGATTCAGCAAGCTGTTGTACTCGCTCAATGCCTGCCTCTTGGACGAAGTAGTCGTGATGATGAACTGTCAA AGTGGGAAATGGCCCCTTACATAGAGTCTATCGATGCTCAACATCAATCTTACCCCACT GTTAAAAGCTTTTGTGAAATTTTGCGCATTCGGTGGGAGTCCACTCGCAGTCGCACAAAGGAGCGGGCTTTGTTGATGATGACTAACTTG GTTGAGAATATTGATAAAGCCCCTCCTGTTGTTGCCCAAAGGATTCAGTTGGTTTATGGAGTTTACTTGCCAACCATTCCGGCATTGCGGAA AGATTATGGTGAGCTGTTGGTTAGTTGTGGTTTGATTGGGGAGGCACTCAAAATTTTTGGAGATCTTGAATTGTGGGACAACTTAATTTATTGCTACAG ACTGCTAGGTAAAAAGGCAGCTGCAGTTGATCTTATAAAGGCCAGACTTTCTGAGACACCAAATGACCCGAGGCTATG GTGTTCACTTGGTGATGTGACAAACACTGATATCTACTATAAAAAGGCCTTAGAAGTATCAAATAATAAATCTGCTCGAGCTTTG CGATCTCTAGCTCGAAGTGCGTATGAGAGGCAGGACTATAAAACAGCTAAAGATCTTTG GGAATCTGCACTAGCACTAAATTCCTTGTATCCAGATGGCTGGTTCGCCCTTGGTGCAGCTGCATTGAAG GACCGTGACATTGACAAAGCAGTGGATGCATTTAGTCATGCTGTCCAGATAGATCCAGATAATGGGGAGGCCTGGAACAATATTGCTTGTTT GCATATGGTCAGAAAGAAGAGTGCGGCAGCTTTTATTGCTTTCAAGGAAGCCGTAAAATTCAG GAGAAATAGTTGGCAAGTTTGGGATAACTTCAGCCATGTCGCTCTGGATATCGGGAACTTTCGCCAA GCACTTGAAGCAATTAAAATGGCACTAGATATGTCCTCTAACAAGTGGGTCGATGTTGCGTTATTTGATAGGCTGATTAGGAAGTTTGAAGAACGATCATCTATTCCTGCTCTAGTTTCATTTGACACCTATCAAACAAACTTAGCTGATCCTTTACCTGGCGATGCCAATGAGTCTGAGAACTCTGAATGTGTCCTTGACAATCCTCGTGAATTTGAACACTTATTAGATATGCTTGGGAATATTCTAAAGCAG GTTGTTCAAAATGATGGTAATGAAGATATATGGGGCCTATATGCAAGGTGGCATAAAATCAAAGGCAACCTTACTATGTGCTCTGAAGCTCTTTTGAGGCAAATCCGGTCACTCCAG GGTTCAGAGCTGTGGCGTGATATTGATAAGTTCAAAAGGTTTGCTCAGGCTGCTTTATATCTTTGCAAGGTTAGCATGGAAATAGCTTCCTCAACTGGAAATCGTTCGGAGTTAGTTACAGCTGAGTTCCGTCTAAGAAGTTATGTCAAGCAG gcgGTGAACTTCTCGGAAACCGAGGAGTTCAGGAAACTCCAAAGCTGCCTGAATGAAATTAAGGAGCGACTTGATACTACTGCTGAGGACGCTTAG